A part of Streptomyces sp. NBC_01210 genomic DNA contains:
- a CDS encoding TetR family transcriptional regulator, which yields MTGQVRTVDGRVAGRRGQATRQKLLDCLSEMLSSSPYRDVKVIDVARKAGTSPATFYQYFPDVEGAVLEIAEEMAKEGAGLTELVAGRSWVGKAAWQTSEELVEGFLDFWRRHDAILRVVDLGAAEGDKRFYKIRMKILNSVTNSLTDAVKELQTKGKVDKDVSPAAIAGSLVAMLAAVASHQKGFTAWGVKQAELKPNLGLLVHLGITGRKPTK from the coding sequence ATGACAGGACAAGTACGCACCGTCGACGGCCGAGTGGCCGGACGACGCGGCCAGGCGACGCGGCAGAAGCTGCTCGACTGCCTCAGCGAGATGCTCAGCTCCTCGCCGTACCGGGACGTCAAAGTCATCGACGTGGCCCGGAAGGCGGGCACTTCACCCGCGACCTTCTACCAGTACTTCCCGGACGTCGAGGGCGCGGTCCTCGAGATCGCCGAGGAAATGGCCAAGGAGGGCGCGGGGTTGACCGAACTGGTTGCCGGCCGCTCCTGGGTCGGCAAGGCGGCCTGGCAGACCTCGGAGGAGCTGGTGGAGGGCTTCCTCGACTTCTGGCGCCGCCATGACGCGATCCTGCGGGTGGTCGACCTCGGCGCGGCGGAGGGCGACAAGCGGTTCTACAAGATCCGCATGAAGATCCTGAACTCCGTGACCAACTCCCTTACGGACGCGGTGAAGGAACTCCAGACGAAGGGCAAGGTCGACAAGGACGTCAGTCCGGCGGCGATCGCGGGCTCGCTCGTGGCGATGCTGGCGGCGGTGGCGTCGCATCAGAAGGGGTTCACGGCCTGGGGTGTGAAACAGGCGGAACTGAAGCCCAATCTGGGGCTGTTGGTGCATTTGGGCATCACGGGCAGGAAGCCGACGAAGTAG
- a CDS encoding outer membrane protein assembly factor BamB family protein codes for MEQLTQHDPRRIGPFEVLGRLGAGGMGLVYLARSASGRRVAIKTVRTELAEDQLFRVRFTREVEAARAVSGFYTAAVVDADPRAAVPWLATAYVPAPSLEEIVNECGPMPAQAVRWLAAGVAEALQSIHGAGLVHRDLKPSNVLVVEDGPRVIDFGIASGVSNTRLTMTNVAVGTPAYMSPEQARDSRSVTGASDVFSLGSTLVFAATGHAPFHGANPVETVFMLLREGPDLAGLPDELRPLIDSCMQMEAGLRPTPEDLQAQLAPHLFSSGSDDSGTASAWLPARATAMIEQRRGGRPPAPAPAPVPQRPAEPTPPRPQAPPQQPPPSRQGADWDSAWRGGNDPRTGQAAASPAPAGPVRLPGSKVPIGPGPRVADAGRGGVVEAGPATGWVRPPGGLNGAEAATSAVPSPGPSAVPSAVAAPVPPPASPPDGAAGHWRPWRFRMSNDVWGTPVVAGDLLYVTSFEVHALDVGSGRRQFKTRDVAWAMAVAGGRIHASDGPTLYALDATNGQERWRLQTDAWVYSLKADRGTVLTGTRGGGVQAWEASSGEKLWETAGAQTDFETPEAGPAIFDDTVYVWKDARLRALEARTGVERWSYPVGDATSCGNVPVRVQPAPDGYVYVAAGTRALAIDIANGRVRWHFESPAVFLSPPVFAPGPAVTGGGVYLVDYLGTVYALDATTGKDRWRIATESRQSIEPVLVANGNIHVGSGSALYTLDAVTGTPMWRFAAGGEVIGAPVVADGRVHFGSADHVLYTLDASGGQLRWKLATGGEITGSPVAQGGVVYACSKDRCVYALDAVKGTATGRGGSGGAR; via the coding sequence ATGGAGCAGCTGACGCAGCATGACCCGAGACGGATCGGTCCGTTCGAGGTGCTGGGCCGGCTCGGTGCCGGCGGCATGGGACTGGTCTATCTCGCCCGGTCGGCGTCCGGCCGCCGGGTGGCGATCAAGACTGTGCGTACCGAGCTTGCCGAGGACCAGCTGTTCCGCGTCCGCTTCACCCGTGAGGTGGAGGCCGCCCGCGCCGTCAGCGGTTTCTACACCGCAGCCGTGGTGGACGCCGATCCGCGGGCGGCTGTGCCGTGGCTGGCCACCGCGTACGTCCCCGCCCCCTCCCTCGAAGAAATAGTGAATGAGTGCGGGCCGATGCCGGCCCAGGCGGTGCGCTGGCTGGCGGCCGGCGTCGCTGAGGCGCTGCAGTCCATCCACGGCGCGGGTCTCGTCCACCGCGACCTCAAGCCGTCGAACGTCCTGGTCGTGGAGGACGGGCCGCGGGTCATCGACTTCGGCATCGCGTCCGGCGTCTCCAACACCCGGCTGACGATGACCAACGTCGCCGTGGGTACACCCGCGTACATGTCGCCGGAACAGGCGCGCGACTCACGCAGCGTGACCGGCGCGAGCGATGTCTTCTCGCTCGGCTCCACGCTGGTCTTCGCGGCCACCGGACACGCGCCCTTCCACGGCGCGAACCCCGTCGAGACCGTGTTCATGCTGCTGCGCGAGGGCCCGGACCTGGCGGGCCTGCCGGACGAGCTCCGGCCGCTCATCGACTCCTGTATGCAGATGGAGGCCGGGCTGCGGCCGACGCCCGAGGATCTGCAGGCGCAGCTCGCTCCGCATCTCTTCTCCTCCGGCAGCGACGACAGCGGTACGGCGTCCGCCTGGCTGCCGGCGCGGGCCACCGCGATGATCGAGCAGCGCCGCGGCGGTCGCCCCCCGGCTCCGGCCCCGGCCCCGGTCCCGCAGCGCCCCGCCGAGCCCACGCCTCCGCGCCCTCAGGCGCCGCCGCAGCAGCCGCCGCCCTCCCGGCAGGGCGCGGACTGGGACTCCGCCTGGCGGGGCGGCAACGACCCGCGTACGGGCCAGGCCGCAGCCTCGCCCGCCCCGGCGGGGCCGGTCCGGCTGCCCGGCTCCAAGGTGCCGATCGGTCCAGGACCCAGGGTCGCGGACGCGGGCCGCGGCGGGGTCGTCGAGGCCGGTCCGGCGACCGGCTGGGTCCGCCCGCCCGGCGGGCTGAACGGCGCGGAGGCAGCGACCAGCGCCGTACCGTCTCCGGGACCGTCCGCCGTACCCTCCGCCGTTGCGGCGCCGGTGCCGCCGCCCGCTTCGCCGCCGGACGGCGCGGCCGGACACTGGCGGCCGTGGCGTTTCCGGATGTCGAACGACGTCTGGGGTACGCCGGTGGTGGCCGGTGACCTGCTGTACGTGACGTCCTTCGAGGTACATGCCCTGGACGTGGGCAGCGGCCGGCGCCAGTTCAAGACCAGGGACGTGGCGTGGGCGATGGCGGTGGCCGGCGGCCGTATCCACGCCTCGGACGGGCCGACGCTGTACGCACTCGACGCGACGAACGGCCAGGAGCGGTGGCGGCTCCAGACCGACGCCTGGGTGTACTCCCTCAAGGCCGACCGCGGCACCGTCCTCACCGGGACGCGCGGCGGCGGCGTACAGGCATGGGAGGCCTCCAGCGGTGAGAAGCTCTGGGAGACGGCCGGGGCGCAGACGGACTTCGAGACGCCCGAGGCCGGGCCCGCGATCTTCGACGACACGGTGTACGTGTGGAAGGACGCGAGGCTGCGTGCGCTGGAGGCCCGTACGGGTGTCGAGCGCTGGTCGTACCCCGTCGGCGACGCGACGTCCTGCGGCAATGTGCCGGTACGGGTGCAGCCCGCGCCCGACGGCTATGTCTATGTCGCGGCCGGCACCCGCGCCCTCGCCATCGACATCGCCAACGGCCGGGTGCGCTGGCACTTCGAGTCGCCCGCGGTCTTCCTCTCGCCGCCGGTCTTCGCGCCGGGCCCGGCGGTGACGGGCGGCGGTGTCTATCTCGTCGACTACCTCGGCACGGTGTACGCCCTGGACGCCACGACCGGCAAGGACCGCTGGCGCATCGCCACGGAATCGCGGCAGTCCATCGAGCCGGTGCTGGTCGCGAACGGCAACATTCATGTCGGCAGCGGCAGCGCGCTCTACACCCTGGACGCGGTGACGGGCACACCCATGTGGCGCTTCGCGGCGGGCGGCGAGGTGATCGGCGCCCCGGTGGTCGCCGACGGCCGGGTCCACTTCGGCTCCGCGGACCATGTGCTCTACACCCTGGACGCGAGCGGCGGCCAGCTCCGCTGGAAGCTCGCGACGGGCGGCGAGATCACGGGCTCCCCGGTGGCGCAGGGCGGTGTGGTGTACGCGTGCAGCAAGGACCGCTGTGTGTACGCGCTGGACGCGGTCAAGGGCACGGCCACCGGCCGTGGCGGTTCGGGCGGCGCACGCTAG
- a CDS encoding VOC family protein, translating into MAAFTEGTPCWVDAALPDVEAGKRFYGELFGWTFDEGDGGYVNAFSDGKLVAGLAPKRDGRMPTVWGVYFATRDAAALGRKITEAGGQVITYPQPVGTAGTIVEAADPGGAVFGLWQAGDKPGFEKQGKPGSFCWTEVYTRDKESVDPFYESIFGFQGKDLPDAPIDFRTWSPAGTEPGEDTAIGGRSMLTDAFPAEMPGHFLIYFCVEDCDEAAAAVTRLGGRVQAPPFDIPHGRIAVLADNQGASFAVLAEPEEGAKAV; encoded by the coding sequence ATGGCCGCATTCACGGAGGGCACGCCCTGCTGGGTGGACGCAGCGCTTCCCGATGTCGAGGCGGGCAAGCGCTTCTACGGCGAGCTGTTCGGCTGGACATTCGACGAGGGGGACGGCGGGTATGTCAACGCCTTCAGCGACGGAAAGCTCGTCGCCGGCCTCGCGCCCAAGCGGGACGGCCGGATGCCCACCGTCTGGGGCGTCTACTTCGCCACTCGCGACGCCGCCGCCCTCGGCCGGAAGATCACGGAGGCCGGCGGCCAGGTGATCACCTACCCGCAGCCGGTCGGCACCGCCGGCACGATCGTGGAGGCCGCGGACCCCGGCGGCGCGGTCTTCGGGCTCTGGCAGGCCGGCGACAAGCCCGGCTTCGAGAAGCAGGGCAAGCCCGGCTCTTTCTGCTGGACCGAGGTGTACACGCGCGACAAGGAGAGCGTCGACCCCTTCTACGAGTCGATCTTCGGCTTCCAGGGAAAGGATCTGCCGGACGCCCCCATCGACTTCCGGACGTGGTCGCCCGCCGGTACGGAGCCCGGGGAGGACACCGCCATCGGTGGCCGCAGCATGCTCACCGACGCCTTCCCGGCCGAGATGCCCGGCCACTTCCTCATCTACTTCTGCGTCGAGGACTGCGACGAGGCGGCCGCGGCGGTCACCCGCCTCGGCGGCCGGGTCCAGGCGCCGCCCTTCGACATCCCCCACGGTCGTATCGCGGTGCTCGCCGACAATCAGGGCGCTTCGTTCGCCGTACTCGCCGAACCCGAGGAAGGGGCCAAGGCGGTCTGA
- a CDS encoding FadD3 family acyl-CoA ligase translates to MRGDLEWGSIPRLVRSAAERYGEREAVVEGRVRVSYAELGERVERAAAACMASGVEPGDRVAVWAPNTLDWIVSALGAVTAGAVLVPLNTRFKGGEAAYVLQRSRAKLLFITGTFLGTSYVASLRRAEVDLPHLEQVVVLADSAPEDFRDWKDFLAGGDAISAADVRARADAIDPSAPSDIIFTSGTTGRPKGAVITHAQTLRCYDVWSDLAGLREGDRYLIVNPFFHTFGYKAGIIACLTRGATMVPQPVFNVDTVLANIASERISVLPGPPTLHQSLLDHPARDQHDLSALRLVVTGAAVVPLQLVERLRSELRIATVLTAYGLSEASGIVTMCRRGDAPETIASTSGRAIPGTEVRVLAGTGEPGEVLVRGHHVMQGYFEDPEETAKAITEDGWLRTGDVGVLDDAGNLRITDRIKDMFIVGGFNAYPAEIEQLLGLHPDIADVAVIGVPDPRLGEVGKAYAVRRRDSTLTADDLIAWSRREMANYKVPREVEFVSELPRNASGKVLKTELRSRERV, encoded by the coding sequence ATGCGCGGCGACCTGGAGTGGGGCAGCATCCCGAGGCTGGTACGGAGCGCTGCCGAACGGTACGGGGAGCGGGAGGCCGTCGTCGAGGGCCGCGTCAGGGTCTCGTACGCCGAACTGGGCGAGCGCGTCGAGCGTGCCGCCGCCGCCTGCATGGCGTCCGGCGTCGAGCCGGGCGACCGGGTCGCGGTCTGGGCGCCCAACACGCTCGACTGGATCGTCTCGGCACTCGGCGCGGTGACGGCCGGTGCGGTGCTGGTGCCGCTCAACACCCGCTTCAAGGGCGGCGAGGCGGCGTACGTCCTCCAGCGCAGCCGCGCCAAACTCCTCTTCATCACCGGCACGTTCCTGGGCACGTCCTACGTCGCGTCCCTGCGCCGCGCGGAGGTGGACCTGCCACATCTTGAGCAGGTGGTGGTACTGGCGGACAGCGCACCCGAGGACTTCCGTGACTGGAAGGACTTCCTGGCGGGCGGCGACGCCATATCCGCCGCGGACGTCCGTGCCCGCGCCGACGCGATCGACCCGTCCGCGCCTTCCGACATCATCTTCACCTCGGGTACCACGGGCCGGCCCAAGGGTGCCGTCATCACTCATGCGCAGACGCTGCGCTGCTACGACGTCTGGAGCGATCTCGCCGGGCTGCGCGAAGGCGACCGCTATCTGATCGTGAACCCGTTCTTCCATACCTTCGGCTACAAAGCGGGCATCATCGCCTGCCTGACGCGGGGCGCGACGATGGTCCCGCAGCCGGTCTTCAACGTGGACACGGTCCTGGCCAATATCGCCTCCGAACGCATCTCCGTACTGCCTGGCCCCCCGACCCTCCACCAGTCCCTGCTCGACCACCCGGCCCGCGACCAGCACGACCTCAGCGCCCTGCGGCTCGTCGTCACCGGCGCGGCGGTCGTGCCGCTCCAGCTGGTCGAGCGGCTGCGCAGTGAGCTGCGGATCGCCACGGTCCTCACGGCGTACGGCCTCTCCGAGGCGAGCGGCATCGTCACCATGTGCCGCCGCGGCGACGCCCCGGAGACGATCGCGTCCACCTCGGGCCGCGCGATCCCCGGCACAGAGGTCCGCGTGCTGGCCGGCACCGGTGAACCGGGCGAGGTGCTGGTGCGTGGACACCATGTGATGCAGGGCTACTTCGAGGACCCGGAGGAGACGGCGAAGGCGATCACTGAGGACGGCTGGCTGCGCACGGGCGACGTCGGCGTCCTGGACGATGCGGGCAATCTCCGTATCACCGACCGGATCAAGGACATGTTCATCGTCGGCGGCTTCAACGCGTATCCGGCGGAGATCGAGCAACTACTCGGCCTGCACCCAGATATCGCGGATGTCGCGGTGATCGGCGTACCCGACCCGCGGCTGGGCGAGGTGGGCAAGGCGTACGCGGTACGGCGCAGGGACTCGACGCTGACGGCGGACGATCTCATCGCCTGGTCGCGACGGGAGATGGCGAACTACAAGGTGCCGAGGGAGGTCGAGTTCGTGAGCGAGCTGCCCAGGAACGCGAGCGGGAAGGTGCTGAAGACGGAACTGCGGTCGCGCGAGCGCGTCTGA
- a CDS encoding lipid-transfer protein: MATLKDAAAIVGIGQTPFARQLPESEKTLACRAVLAALDDAGIDPSEVDGFASYTMEETDEVEVAKAIGAGDVTFFSKAGYGGGGSCATIAHLAGAIATGQASVGVAWRSRKRGSGPRPWKNTAVQLPTPAQWTRPFGLLRPADEIGMLARRYMHEYGATRDHLFNVALACRNRANQNPAAVMYERPLTREMYMTARWISDPLCLFDNCLETDGALACVIVSAERARDCRQKPVYIHSAAQGLPAQHHGMVNYWNDDPLTGPAWTAGRQLWKTADFGPQDVDVAQIYDAFTPLVPLSLEGYGFCGRGEGAAFTEGGALEIGGRLPVNTGGGGLSEAYVHGFNLITEGVKQLRGTSTAQVPDAATCLVTAGEGVPTSAVLLRS, translated from the coding sequence GTGGCGACGCTCAAGGACGCAGCGGCGATAGTCGGCATAGGGCAGACGCCCTTCGCCAGGCAACTCCCCGAATCCGAGAAGACCCTGGCCTGCCGCGCCGTCCTCGCCGCGCTCGACGACGCCGGTATCGACCCTTCCGAGGTCGACGGCTTCGCCTCGTACACAATGGAGGAGACGGACGAGGTCGAGGTCGCCAAGGCCATCGGCGCCGGGGACGTGACCTTCTTCTCCAAGGCCGGTTACGGCGGCGGTGGTTCCTGCGCCACCATCGCCCATCTCGCGGGCGCGATCGCCACCGGTCAGGCGAGCGTCGGCGTCGCCTGGCGCTCCCGCAAACGCGGCAGCGGCCCAAGGCCCTGGAAGAACACGGCAGTTCAACTTCCCACACCCGCCCAGTGGACCCGTCCCTTCGGTCTGCTGCGGCCCGCCGACGAGATCGGCATGCTGGCGCGGAGATATATGCACGAGTACGGCGCCACCCGCGACCATCTCTTCAATGTCGCCCTCGCCTGCCGCAACCGTGCCAACCAGAACCCCGCCGCCGTCATGTACGAGCGGCCGCTGACCCGCGAGATGTATATGACCGCCCGCTGGATCAGCGATCCGCTCTGCCTCTTCGACAACTGCCTGGAGACCGACGGCGCGCTGGCCTGCGTGATCGTCTCGGCCGAACGGGCCCGCGACTGCCGGCAGAAGCCGGTGTACATCCACTCCGCCGCCCAGGGCCTGCCCGCGCAGCATCACGGGATGGTCAACTACTGGAACGACGACCCGCTCACCGGACCCGCCTGGACGGCCGGCAGGCAGCTGTGGAAGACCGCCGACTTCGGTCCGCAGGATGTCGATGTGGCGCAGATCTACGACGCGTTCACCCCGCTCGTCCCGCTCTCGCTGGAGGGGTACGGCTTCTGCGGACGAGGGGAGGGCGCGGCCTTCACCGAGGGCGGCGCGCTGGAGATCGGCGGCCGGCTGCCGGTCAACACCGGCGGCGGAGGTCTGAGCGAGGCGTACGTCCACGGCTTCAACCTCATCACCGAGGGCGTGAAGCAGCTGCGCGGCACCAGCACGGCGCAGGTCCCGGACGCCGCGACCTGCCTGGTCACGGCGGGCGAGGGAGTGCCCACTTCGGCTGTACTGCTGAGGAGTTGA
- a CDS encoding AfsR/SARP family transcriptional regulator codes for MDRDSGPRVPEQRTPMQSSIIDLRFSVLGPVRAWRGGEALPSGSPQQRALLAALLLRDGRTATASELIDAIWGEDPPSQALAAVRTYASRLRKVLSADALVSESGGYAIRVRGDALDLAVAQELAAEADKARAAGDRNQARALVDKSLGLWDGEPLANVPGPYAENQRARLEEWRLQLLETRLDLCLEVGAHAEAVSELTALTAAHPLRERLRELLMLALYRSGRQAEALAVYADTRRLLAEELGVDPRPELAKLQQRILQADAELARPSEEPTRAPQVARPAQLPATVPDFTGRASFVRELGDQLATAEGSVMAVSALAGIGGVGKTTLAVHVAHEARPHFPDGQLYVDLQGAGNRAADPETVLGAFLRALGTADSAIPDSLDERAALYRSTLDDLRVLVLLDNARDAAQIRPLLPGTAGCAALVTSRVRMVDLAGAHLVDLDVMSPEEALQLFTKIVGEERVTSEREAALDVVAACGFLPLAIRIAASRLSARRTWTVSVLAAKLADERRRLDELQAGDLAVKATFELGYGQLEPAQARAFRLLGLADGPDISLAAAAAVLNLPPQVTEDLLEALVDTSLLESAAPGRYRYHDLVRLYARACAERDEEPPEERESALSRLLDFYLSTAARVFAIERPGDRLVGHLERTEYEGLVFTNGHDAQDWLYAEANCLLASARQASSGKRLRLAVDLLWAAQDLAESGANSKLYETVALSALDSARAAGDVRTEARARTSLTNVHMVAGRYEEADEEAKQAAVLAKSAQDPAPVYWSDNDRGIIAFNQGRHAEAEEHLRRATEGSRADENRPGEASALCNLSRIHLSMGRTSQAIMLAEQGVEIYDRIGHTLRLANARYALGVALTHAGRHTEALEELLEALERFETNRQRLWEGTTHFRIAQAHLTARRPAQAAQHAEQALAIGCIGGDRTRGNVLITLGRALDSLGQADRARACWREALSLHEQSGAAEVEEVRGLLAPLSAA; via the coding sequence ATGGACCGTGACAGCGGGCCACGCGTACCGGAGCAGCGTACTCCGATGCAGAGCAGCATCATTGACCTGCGCTTCAGCGTGCTCGGCCCGGTGCGTGCCTGGCGCGGCGGGGAGGCTCTGCCGTCCGGTTCGCCGCAGCAGCGCGCCCTGCTGGCCGCGCTGTTGCTGCGCGACGGCCGCACCGCGACCGCTTCCGAGCTGATCGACGCGATCTGGGGCGAGGACCCTCCTTCGCAGGCGCTCGCGGCGGTACGGACGTACGCCTCGCGCCTGCGCAAGGTGCTGTCCGCGGACGCGCTGGTCAGCGAGTCGGGCGGCTATGCGATACGGGTCAGGGGCGACGCCCTCGACCTCGCGGTGGCACAGGAGTTGGCGGCGGAGGCGGACAAGGCGCGCGCGGCCGGGGACCGCAACCAGGCCCGCGCACTGGTGGACAAGTCGCTGGGCCTGTGGGACGGCGAGCCGCTGGCCAATGTGCCGGGGCCGTACGCCGAGAACCAGCGGGCCCGGCTGGAGGAGTGGCGGCTCCAGCTCCTCGAGACCCGGCTCGACCTCTGCCTGGAGGTCGGCGCCCATGCGGAGGCGGTGTCGGAGCTGACCGCGCTCACCGCGGCGCACCCGCTGCGGGAGCGGCTGCGCGAGCTGCTGATGCTGGCGCTGTACCGCAGCGGACGCCAGGCCGAGGCGCTGGCCGTGTACGCCGACACCCGCCGGCTGCTCGCCGAGGAACTGGGCGTCGACCCGCGCCCGGAGCTCGCCAAGCTCCAGCAGCGCATTCTGCAGGCCGACGCGGAACTGGCCCGGCCGAGCGAGGAGCCGACCCGGGCCCCGCAAGTCGCCCGGCCCGCGCAACTCCCCGCCACAGTCCCGGACTTCACCGGACGTGCCTCCTTCGTACGCGAACTGGGCGACCAGCTGGCCACCGCCGAAGGCTCCGTCATGGCGGTCTCGGCGCTCGCGGGCATAGGCGGCGTCGGCAAGACGACTCTCGCGGTCCATGTGGCCCACGAGGCCCGGCCGCACTTCCCGGACGGCCAGCTGTACGTCGACCTGCAGGGCGCGGGCAATCGCGCCGCCGATCCGGAGACGGTCCTGGGCGCGTTCCTACGGGCCCTCGGCACCGCGGACTCCGCCATTCCGGACTCGCTGGACGAGCGGGCCGCGCTCTACCGCTCGACGCTGGACGACCTGCGCGTCCTGGTCCTCCTCGACAACGCGCGGGACGCCGCCCAGATCCGTCCGCTGCTGCCGGGCACGGCGGGCTGCGCGGCGCTGGTCACCAGCCGGGTCCGGATGGTGGACCTGGCCGGGGCGCACCTCGTCGACCTGGATGTGATGTCGCCGGAGGAGGCCCTGCAGCTCTTCACCAAGATCGTGGGCGAGGAGCGGGTCACCTCCGAGCGTGAGGCGGCGCTCGATGTGGTCGCCGCGTGCGGGTTCCTGCCGCTCGCGATCCGTATCGCGGCCTCGCGCCTCTCGGCCCGCCGTACCTGGACGGTCTCGGTGCTGGCCGCGAAACTCGCCGACGAACGCCGCCGCCTGGACGAACTGCAGGCGGGCGACCTCGCGGTCAAGGCCACCTTCGAACTGGGCTACGGCCAGCTGGAGCCGGCCCAGGCCCGCGCCTTCCGCCTCCTCGGCCTCGCCGACGGACCGGACATCTCGCTCGCCGCGGCCGCGGCTGTGCTCAACCTCCCGCCCCAGGTGACGGAAGACCTGCTGGAGGCTCTCGTCGACACCTCGCTGCTGGAGTCGGCGGCGCCGGGCAGGTACCGCTACCACGACCTCGTAAGGCTCTACGCGCGTGCATGCGCCGAGCGGGATGAAGAGCCGCCCGAGGAGCGGGAGTCGGCGCTGTCCCGGCTGCTGGACTTCTATCTGTCGACGGCGGCACGGGTGTTCGCGATAGAGCGTCCGGGCGACCGGCTGGTGGGCCACCTGGAGCGTACGGAGTACGAGGGCCTGGTCTTCACCAACGGGCACGACGCGCAGGACTGGCTGTACGCGGAGGCGAACTGTCTGCTTGCGAGCGCACGACAGGCATCGAGCGGTAAGCGGCTGCGCCTCGCCGTGGACCTGCTGTGGGCGGCACAGGATCTGGCGGAGTCCGGCGCCAACTCCAAGCTGTACGAGACCGTGGCCCTTTCGGCACTCGACTCGGCCCGTGCCGCCGGCGACGTCCGTACCGAAGCGCGGGCGCGGACCTCGCTGACCAACGTGCACATGGTGGCAGGCCGTTACGAGGAAGCCGACGAGGAGGCCAAGCAGGCTGCGGTCCTCGCGAAGTCCGCCCAGGACCCCGCTCCGGTCTACTGGTCGGACAACGACCGCGGCATCATCGCCTTCAACCAGGGGCGGCACGCCGAGGCCGAGGAGCACCTTCGCCGGGCGACGGAGGGTTCCCGTGCCGACGAGAACCGCCCGGGCGAGGCCAGCGCCCTGTGCAATCTCTCGCGCATCCACCTGTCCATGGGCCGTACCTCGCAAGCCATCATGCTCGCCGAGCAAGGGGTCGAGATCTACGACCGCATCGGGCACACCCTGCGGCTGGCCAATGCCCGCTACGCCCTGGGGGTCGCGCTCACCCATGCGGGACGCCACACCGAGGCGTTGGAGGAGCTCCTCGAAGCGCTGGAGAGGTTCGAGACGAACCGGCAGCGTCTGTGGGAGGGGACGACACACTTCCGTATCGCCCAGGCGCACCTCACGGCCCGCCGCCCCGCACAAGCCGCCCAGCATGCCGAGCAGGCGCTCGCCATCGGCTGCATCGGCGGCGACCGTACCCGGGGCAACGTACTGATTACGCTGGGCAGGGCGCTGGACAGCCTCGGCCAAGCGGACCGCGCGCGTGCCTGCTGGCGCGAGGCATTGTCCCTCCACGAGCAGTCGGGTGCCGCGGAAGTGGAGGAAGTACGCGGGCTTCTTGCCCCTCTCAGCGCAGCGTGA
- a CDS encoding Zn-ribbon domain-containing OB-fold protein, whose protein sequence is MDSLLTPVVDDDGAPFWEYAAQGELRVQACADPDCAELRFPPRPCCPHCRSFDSEWRRMSGRGRIWSYVFPHPPLLPAYAARAPYNAVVVELLDAPRIRLVGNVVAAPDAPLNSVDPARLRIGTGVRVAFTELDGVTVPRWLLERA, encoded by the coding sequence ATGGACTCGCTACTGACGCCGGTCGTCGACGACGACGGCGCGCCCTTCTGGGAGTACGCCGCGCAGGGCGAACTCCGCGTGCAGGCCTGCGCCGACCCGGACTGCGCCGAACTGCGCTTCCCGCCACGGCCCTGCTGCCCGCACTGCCGGTCCTTCGACAGCGAGTGGCGCAGGATGAGCGGGCGCGGCCGCATCTGGTCCTACGTGTTCCCCCATCCGCCGCTGCTGCCCGCGTACGCCGCCCGGGCGCCGTACAACGCGGTCGTCGTCGAGCTCCTGGACGCGCCCCGTATCCGCCTGGTCGGCAATGTGGTCGCGGCGCCGGACGCGCCGCTGAACTCGGTCGATCCGGCGCGGCTGCGCATCGGGACCGGAGTGAGGGTGGCGTTCACCGAGCTGGACGGGGTCACCGTGCCGCGCTGGCTGCTGGAGCGGGCATGA
- a CDS encoding enoyl-CoA hydratase/isomerase family protein, with the protein MSLGIDTYKETGVALVTLDRPERHNAIDLAMAGELAAAWRQFRFDDSVRAVVVTGAGTKAFCTGIDRSVRVPQPSSPYTIDDPLIAIGPKANELWKPVVAAVEGMACGGAFYLLGESEFLVASREATFFDPHTTYGMVSAYEAISMAQRMPFGEVARMALMGTAERLSAQRAYETGLVSELTEPGDAVAAALRAAAVVASYPTEAVQGTVRAVWSAREAARSQALAHAPHLITLGNLPPERQAELFEGGRGRGSYTLR; encoded by the coding sequence ATGAGCCTGGGCATCGACACGTACAAGGAGACGGGTGTCGCGCTGGTCACGCTGGACCGGCCCGAGCGGCACAACGCGATCGATCTGGCGATGGCCGGTGAACTGGCCGCCGCCTGGCGTCAGTTCCGCTTCGACGACTCCGTACGGGCGGTCGTGGTGACCGGAGCGGGCACCAAGGCGTTCTGCACCGGCATCGACCGCTCGGTGCGGGTGCCGCAGCCCTCGTCCCCGTACACGATCGACGATCCGCTGATCGCGATCGGGCCGAAGGCGAACGAGCTGTGGAAACCGGTGGTCGCGGCCGTGGAGGGGATGGCCTGCGGCGGGGCGTTCTATCTGCTCGGGGAGAGCGAGTTCCTGGTGGCCTCGCGGGAGGCGACGTTCTTCGATCCGCATACGACGTACGGCATGGTCAGCGCGTACGAGGCGATCTCCATGGCGCAGCGGATGCCGTTCGGCGAAGTGGCGCGAATGGCGCTGATGGGGACGGCGGAGCGGCTCTCGGCGCAGCGGGCCTACGAGACGGGTCTGGTCTCGGAGCTGACGGAGCCGGGCGATGCGGTGGCGGCCGCGCTGCGGGCCGCCGCGGTGGTGGCGTCGTACCCGACCGAGGCGGTGCAGGGGACCGTACGGGCGGTGTGGTCCGCGAGGGAGGCGGCCAGGTCGCAGGCGCTCGCGCATGCCCCGCACCTGATCACGCTCGGGAATCTGCCGCCGGAGCGGCAGGCGGAACTCTTCGAGGGCGGGCGGGGCCGGGGGAGCTACACGTTGCGGTAG